The DNA window TCATCAGCGGAAATTGATGGAGCGGATCGAATCTATAACCTATTTATAGACAAACATATCCTTGTCCTCGCCCAGCCAAGAGTATTTTACCTGACCCACAAAAATAGTGTGGTCTCCGCTACGCACCTGAGTGACGACCTCACATTCGAAATTTGCCGCGGCATCGGTCAAAATCGGCAGTTTGTGCAGTTTCCCCGGGAACGAAGCGACCTTGCCCTCGGCAAATTTATCCATCTCACGTCCGGTATTTGAGCCGGAAAAGCTTAAGAGCGGCTTCAGTTCCGGTGAGGGAAAGACGATGTTGAAGAAACGGTTTTCCTGTAAACAATCGTGTGTATAGCGCGAATGACCGATCGAGATGGCAAACATCGGTGGCTGGA is part of the Candidatus Cloacimonadaceae bacterium genome and encodes:
- a CDS encoding flavin reductase family protein; this encodes MKLVDLPFAYAKVHLPAKVALAVTQKPDGTYNLITLEWFMRTSIQPPMFAISIGHSRYTHDCLQENRFFNIVFPSPELKPLLSFSGSNTGREMDKFAEGKVASFPGKLHKLPILTDAAANFECEVVTQVRSGDHTIFVGQVKYSWLGEDKDMFVYK